The Microbulbifer sp. YPW1 genome contains the following window.
AGTCGACCACCTCGCAAGGCGGTGGAGAATCTGGATCGGAGGGAGAGGTCATTATCGGTGAGGAGCTGGGGTCGGATACCTCTTCAGATATGACTTCTACGACCTCGAGTGGCGGAACCACCCAGGCGTACTTCGGCGACACCCATGTACATACCGGCTGGTCGGCGGATGCGGGGATGGATGGCGCAATCCTCTCCCCGGAGGACGCCTACCGCTTTGCCACCGGCGAGCAAGTGAAGTCAAACACCGGGCTCAAGGCAAAGCTTTCACGGCCTTATGACTGGTTTATGATCACGGACCACTCCGATGGTATGGGGGTCATCAATGAGCTAGTTGCCGGCAATCCCGAAATGATGGCGGACCCGACGCTGAAACGCTGGAATGAAGCACTCAATTCCGGTGACGAGAAAAAAGCCGCCGACGCCAAGAGCGAACTGATCGTTCTGCAATCGGAAGGGAAACTGCCGAAGGCTGTTATGGATCCCAAGTGGATGAAGTCTGCCTGGGAAAAAACCGTCGATGCGGCGGAAAAATTTTACAAGCCGGGCGAGTTCACCACGTTTATTGCCTATGAGTGGACTGTCAACGCGGATGGTGGCGACAACCTGCACCGCAATGTGATTTTCCGCGACGACGCCAGTAAGACTCGCAGTTTATTACCGCTGACGACCTTTGAAACCCAGGACCCGGAAAAACTCTGGGCCTGGATGAAGGCCTATGAAGATAAAACTGGCGGCCGCGTATTGGCCATTCCCCACAACGGCAATATGTCCAACGGCCGCATGTTCGAGGAGAAGCGCTTTGATGGTTCGCCGATGACCAAAGAGTGGGCGGAAATGCGTGCCCGTTACGAACCGCTTTATGAAGTCACGCAGATCAAAGGGCAGAGTGAATCCCATCCTAGCCTTTCGCCCGAGGACGAATTTGCCGATTGGGACCTGTGGGATCGCGGCAACCTGATTCTCAAACCCAAGCCCCCGGGCTCGTTCAAATATGAATACTGGCGCCCGGCGCTCAAGGCAGGTATGCGTCTTGAAGATGAGCTTGGTACCAACCCCTTCCAGTACGGAGCCAATGCCGGTACGGATACCCACACCGGGCTTTCCACCGCGGACGACGATAACTTCTTTGGCAAGTTCAAAACCCTCGAACCGAGTAACAAGACACGCTGGGATTTTCCGCTGCTGAGCGGCCCCACCGATACCTACATGGGCTGGGAAATGGCCGCTTCGGGTATTACCGGTGTCTGGGCAACGGAAAATACCCGCGAGGCCATCT
Protein-coding sequences here:
- a CDS encoding DUF3604 domain-containing protein, translated to MNNHGLLLSVLAAAIALSACSGEKEAQNDAGTVGTASEQSTTSQGGGESGSEGEVIIGEELGSDTSSDMTSTTSSGGTTQAYFGDTHVHTGWSADAGMDGAILSPEDAYRFATGEQVKSNTGLKAKLSRPYDWFMITDHSDGMGVINELVAGNPEMMADPTLKRWNEALNSGDEKKAADAKSELIVLQSEGKLPKAVMDPKWMKSAWEKTVDAAEKFYKPGEFTTFIAYEWTVNADGGDNLHRNVIFRDDASKTRSLLPLTTFETQDPEKLWAWMKAYEDKTGGRVLAIPHNGNMSNGRMFEEKRFDGSPMTKEWAEMRARYEPLYEVTQIKGQSESHPSLSPEDEFADWDLWDRGNLILKPKPPGSFKYEYWRPALKAGMRLEDELGTNPFQYGANAGTDTHTGLSTADDDNFFGKFKTLEPSNKTRWDFPLLSGPTDTYMGWEMAASGITGVWATENTREAIWDAMMRKETFATTGPRMTVRFFGGFDFSKGDAEGDIAAAGYEKGVPMGGKLKGDKGGKRIKFLVAAMKDPEGANLDRIQIVKGWVDGNGDTHEKVYNVKWSGNRKMDGQGHIQHVGNTVDLETAEYTNDIGDAQLVAYFEDKEFNPSHKAVYYVRVLQIPTPRWTLYDKVRNKIEMDKKVPTVQQERAFSSPIWYTP